In Arthrobacter sp. QXT-31, one genomic interval encodes:
- a CDS encoding aldehyde dehydrogenase family protein has product MCGSWAAVERSATPRPSAIVIGSRRSGDEEEAMARANEVPYGLAASAWTLNPQLGHDVASRLDAGTVWVDSHLVLANEMPWGL; this is encoded by the coding sequence GTGTGCGGCTCCTGGGCAGCGGTCGAGAGGAGCGCCACGCCGAGACCGAGCGCCATCGTCATAGGATCCAGGAGGTCCGGCGACGAAGAAGAAGCCATGGCCCGGGCCAACGAGGTGCCGTACGGCCTGGCAGCGTCGGCCTGGACCCTCAACCCGCAGCTCGGCCACGACGTCGCCTCCCGGCTGGATGCGGGTACCGTGTGGGTCGACTCCCACCTGGTCCTGGCCAACGAGATGCCCTGGGGGCTTTAA
- a CDS encoding universal stress protein, translated as MNDSRTVVVGYDGSVEAAQAVRWAARQASARHCQLLLVHCSLWPLLTDKLGPVPGVADSGLERSAQITLEEGLSHARHGEPELDIETKLVYGWPAEHLVKISAGKDLLVVGSRGIGGFMGLLIGSVSLEMAATAACPVAVIRSDDHPKGPVVVAVNGTGSSAALEDACTMASTSQSSLTIIHVRHTPAGYRQLRDPVDAEAAAYEVVNTAIEAARALAPAIAVEGRVLTDTSIPRAILNASKGAGITVVGTKGQGLIRGTIGSTAHAVLHHAHGPVLISRRSTTRGGPAETDNSAQR; from the coding sequence GTGAATGATTCCAGAACCGTCGTCGTCGGGTATGACGGCTCAGTCGAAGCGGCCCAAGCAGTCCGATGGGCGGCACGGCAAGCGTCGGCGCGTCATTGCCAGCTCCTTCTGGTCCATTGCTCACTGTGGCCGCTGCTAACGGACAAGCTCGGCCCGGTGCCCGGAGTGGCCGACAGCGGACTGGAGCGTTCCGCCCAAATAACGCTTGAAGAGGGACTTTCTCATGCCCGCCACGGTGAACCTGAGCTGGACATAGAAACCAAACTTGTTTACGGATGGCCCGCCGAACATCTGGTGAAAATCTCCGCAGGTAAAGACCTGCTCGTTGTGGGCAGCCGCGGCATCGGCGGGTTCATGGGATTGCTGATCGGCTCCGTCTCCTTGGAGATGGCTGCCACAGCAGCCTGTCCCGTGGCCGTGATCCGTTCCGACGATCACCCCAAAGGACCAGTCGTTGTGGCTGTGAACGGGACCGGTTCTTCCGCAGCTCTTGAAGACGCCTGCACCATGGCCAGCACAAGCCAGAGCAGCCTCACCATCATCCACGTCAGGCACACGCCAGCCGGGTACCGGCAACTCCGTGATCCAGTGGACGCCGAAGCTGCAGCATACGAAGTCGTCAACACCGCCATCGAGGCTGCACGCGCCCTCGCGCCAGCCATCGCCGTCGAAGGAAGGGTACTCACAGACACTTCAATCCCGCGTGCGATCCTCAACGCCTCCAAAGGCGCCGGAATAACAGTGGTGGGAACCAAAGGTCAGGGACTCATCAGGGGCACCATAGGATCGACCGCGCATGCCGTCCTGCACCACGCCCACGGGCCCGTACTCATCTCCCGCCGTAGCACTACCAGGGGCGGTCCGGCGGAAACTGACAACAGTGCTCAGCGGTAA
- a CDS encoding universal stress protein, protein MNAEPMPSIVVGVDGSKASILALRWAGVIAPLMNAEIRAVIAWDFDVPFPLMAPAAPNPDRAAERTCSLAVERAYGTTAPAPVNQVIRRGAPAKVLMDESLTAQLLILGSSDHGHMKELLMGSVSTLAAQQAKCPVLIAHGTELPAALMPAAAAAPVQPANKETRRE, encoded by the coding sequence ATGAATGCAGAACCAATGCCCAGTATTGTCGTCGGAGTGGACGGCAGTAAGGCTTCAATCCTCGCCCTGCGCTGGGCGGGCGTGATCGCACCGTTGATGAACGCAGAGATCAGGGCTGTGATCGCGTGGGACTTCGATGTCCCGTTCCCCCTGATGGCGCCTGCCGCGCCCAACCCCGACCGTGCGGCGGAACGCACCTGCTCCCTTGCGGTGGAACGGGCATATGGAACCACCGCACCAGCGCCAGTGAACCAGGTGATCCGCCGTGGCGCCCCCGCCAAAGTCCTCATGGATGAGTCCCTGACCGCGCAGCTGCTGATCCTTGGCAGCAGCGATCACGGCCACATGAAGGAGCTGCTCATGGGTTCGGTCAGTACGCTGGCCGCCCAGCAAGCGAAATGCCCGGTCCTGATCGCCCACGGAACCGAACTTCCCGCCGCGCTCATGCCTGCAGCGGCGGCTGCCCCCGTACAACCGGCCAACAAGGAGACGCGCCGTGAATGA
- a CDS encoding pyridoxamine 5'-phosphate oxidase family protein: protein MSNVEESPRSEVLSVHECWRHLRSSSVGRLAFTGGAGPEIFPVNYLPEDGTLIFRTGAGTKMNALLEGNVVVLEADGLNSYGTIAWSVVVKGRPEPVGENDPGQATAEQALSPWEPGQKDYVFRISPTEVTGRSFVVDDSKRWWPAREPRPGN, encoded by the coding sequence ATGAGCAACGTGGAGGAATCCCCGAGGTCAGAGGTTTTGAGTGTCCATGAGTGCTGGAGGCACCTGCGGTCCTCATCGGTCGGCCGCTTGGCCTTTACCGGCGGCGCAGGGCCGGAGATTTTTCCTGTCAATTATTTGCCGGAGGATGGCACGCTGATTTTCCGGACGGGGGCCGGAACCAAGATGAATGCGCTGCTCGAGGGCAATGTGGTTGTCCTTGAGGCAGATGGGCTCAATTCCTACGGCACCATCGCCTGGAGTGTGGTGGTGAAGGGCCGGCCGGAACCCGTCGGGGAGAACGATCCGGGTCAGGCGACGGCGGAGCAGGCACTCTCGCCCTGGGAGCCGGGCCAGAAGGACTACGTGTTCCGTATTTCGCCCACAGAGGTCACGGGCCGCAGTTTCGTCGTCGATGATTCCAAGCGGTGGTGGCCGGCAAGGGAGCCCCGACCCGGCAACTGA
- a CDS encoding 5'-nucleotidase, lipoprotein e(P4) family, translated as MKRSTSIACTSIAIVSMLAAPGCAATDQAGAAPAESPNPGNCAVQEHAMGLRWQQQSAEAQALQSQTYRIAGENLEEKIKQAKSENLAIITDLDETAIDNTELLARDVAACHDYSTWDTWDQWELKGSPSAIPGAVEFFQKADELGVSIYYLSDRTEENLDATIASLKRLDFPQVSKDQVILLGPSKEERRTKIQEKHKVVMQLGDTLHDFAGHYAKADLGQQRQLVEKDSGHFGDDWFILPNPTYGSWEDAELDEWDAELEVNP; from the coding sequence TTGAAGAGATCCACGAGCATTGCCTGCACGAGTATCGCCATCGTGTCCATGCTGGCCGCGCCCGGCTGCGCCGCCACCGACCAGGCCGGCGCGGCGCCGGCGGAGAGCCCTAACCCCGGGAACTGCGCGGTACAGGAGCACGCCATGGGTTTGCGCTGGCAGCAGCAAAGCGCGGAGGCACAGGCACTGCAGTCCCAGACCTACCGGATCGCAGGCGAGAACCTTGAGGAGAAGATCAAGCAAGCCAAATCCGAAAACCTCGCGATTATCACCGATCTGGACGAGACCGCAATCGACAACACCGAACTGCTGGCCCGCGATGTGGCCGCCTGCCACGACTACAGCACCTGGGACACCTGGGACCAGTGGGAGCTGAAGGGGTCACCGTCCGCGATCCCGGGCGCCGTCGAGTTCTTCCAAAAGGCCGATGAGCTGGGCGTCTCGATCTACTACCTCTCCGACCGGACCGAGGAGAACCTCGATGCCACCATCGCCTCGCTGAAGCGCCTGGACTTCCCCCAAGTATCGAAGGACCAGGTGATTCTGTTGGGCCCGTCGAAGGAGGAGCGGCGCACCAAGATTCAAGAGAAACACAAGGTCGTCATGCAACTGGGCGACACGCTGCATGACTTCGCCGGGCACTACGCTAAAGCCGATCTAGGCCAGCAGCGGCAGCTCGTCGAAAAAGACTCTGGGCACTTCGGCGATGACTGGTTCATCCTCCCCAACCCCACCTACGGCTCCTGGGAGGATGCCGAGCTCGACGAGTGGGACGCTGAGCTGGAAGTTAATCCCTGA
- the chvE gene encoding multiple monosaccharide ABC transporter substrate-binding protein, with protein sequence MRIKKLLGAVAVVLAVTVGATGCGSRPGAASSTSSADAAGALVGISMPTQTSERWIADGKNVSESLAKLGYKTDLQYANDDIPTQVSQIENMLTKGAKSLIIAAIDGTTLTDVLAKAKEQNVKVIAYDRLINGTPNVDFYTTFDNYEVGVQQATSLLTGLGLVDASGKKVEGKGPFNVELFAGSPDDNNANFFWTGAMDTLKPYLDAGTLKVPSGQTKFEQAAILRWQAATAQKRMEDILTAAYGSGKKLDGVLSPYDGLSIGIISALTSTGGYSKGALPVVTGQDAEKGSVKSIVAGEQYSTIFKDTRKLGEQAVKMVDAVLKGQEPETNDTETYNNKVKVVPAFLLKSVIVTKDNYKQELIDSGYYTDADIK encoded by the coding sequence GTGAGAATCAAAAAGCTCCTGGGCGCCGTCGCCGTCGTCCTGGCCGTTACGGTGGGGGCCACCGGCTGCGGAAGCCGTCCCGGCGCCGCGTCCAGCACCAGCAGCGCCGACGCTGCCGGCGCCCTGGTGGGGATCTCCATGCCGACGCAGACGTCGGAACGGTGGATCGCCGACGGCAAGAACGTCTCGGAGTCCCTGGCCAAGCTCGGCTACAAGACGGACCTGCAGTACGCCAATGACGACATCCCCACGCAGGTTTCCCAGATCGAGAACATGCTGACCAAGGGGGCGAAGTCCCTGATCATCGCCGCGATCGACGGCACCACGCTGACCGATGTCCTGGCCAAAGCCAAGGAGCAGAACGTCAAGGTCATCGCCTATGACCGGCTGATCAACGGCACCCCGAACGTGGATTTCTACACCACCTTCGACAACTATGAGGTGGGCGTCCAGCAGGCCACGTCCCTGCTGACCGGCCTCGGCCTGGTGGATGCGTCCGGCAAGAAGGTCGAGGGCAAGGGCCCGTTCAACGTGGAGCTCTTTGCCGGCAGCCCGGACGACAACAACGCGAATTTCTTCTGGACCGGCGCCATGGACACCCTGAAGCCGTACCTGGATGCCGGCACCCTGAAGGTCCCCAGCGGCCAGACCAAGTTTGAGCAGGCAGCCATCCTCCGCTGGCAGGCCGCCACCGCCCAGAAGCGGATGGAGGACATCCTCACCGCCGCCTACGGTTCGGGCAAAAAGCTCGACGGCGTGCTGTCACCCTATGACGGCCTCTCCATCGGCATCATCTCGGCGCTGACCAGCACCGGCGGCTACTCCAAGGGCGCGCTGCCGGTGGTCACCGGCCAGGATGCGGAAAAGGGCTCGGTGAAGTCCATCGTCGCGGGCGAGCAGTACTCCACGATCTTCAAGGACACCCGCAAGCTCGGCGAGCAGGCCGTGAAGATGGTGGACGCTGTCCTGAAGGGCCAGGAGCCAGAGACCAATGACACCGAAACCTACAACAACAAGGTCAAGGTGGTTCCCGCCTTCCTGCTGAAGTCCGTAATCGTCACCAAAGACA